AACACCTTGCTGCTGGCTGAACGTTACCGGAAACTCGGCGGAACCATCGAACTGATCGCCAAAGCAGGGGGGAAACACCACCCGCACGGATTGCAGGACAGTGCGCCCATTGTGAATTTTATTGCCCGCCATGCAAAGTGATCGCCGCTTTACATCCGCAGAAATGCACGCAACTGTCCCAAACTCCATGAGCAGACAAGACAATCTCGAATCCTTCTTCCGCGACGGCAAAACCGTCATTCTTCCCATCGACCACGGGGTTGCCGTGCCCGTGCCCGGCCTGGAAAACCCATTTCAGCTGATCGAAGACGTCAATCCTTATGTGGATGGTTTTGTGGTGAACCTGGGACTTGCGCTGCGTTGCGGAGACCTTCTCACCGGCAAGGGCATCTGTTTGCGCACCGATGTTTACAACACCCGTCTGACCGGCAAGGGCGCGGGCAGCATCAATGTGTATGGTTGCAGCGAAGCCGAAATGGTTGGTGCAACGGGCGTGATGAACATGCTTTTCCCTGGCGGTGAAAACGAAGAGGCGATCACGCAGAATTGTGCGGATCTCATCAGCGAAAGCCTCGATGTGGACATTCCGGTGATTTTGGAAACGCTCCCAGTCGGCCTCGGGCAGTCGAAGCATTACACGGTGGAAAACATCGGATTCGCCGTGCGTCTGGCCGCCGAGATGGGCGCGGATGTGGTGAAAACCGCTTATCCGACCAATGGCACGGTGGATGATTTTAAGGCGATCGTGGACAGTTGTTTTGTGCCGGTGATCGTGCTTGGCGGTGCTCCGATGGGCAATGATCTCGATCTGCTTTCCATGGTTTCCGACGCGATGAAAGCCGGTGCGGCTGGGATTGCGATTGGACGCAATGTCTGGCAGCATCCGAATCCCATGGCCATTGCACGCAGCCTTTCGGCGATCGTTCACGAGGGTGCCAAGGTGGAAGAGGCGCTGATGTTGATGAAGGAGCCGTTCTAAATCACATTCCAACCGACACTTTGAACCTCATCGTCGGAGTCTTCCGGTGATGAGGTTTTTTCTAGCTGGAGACCGCCAGTCTGCGGTGCGGTTACAGCAGTTCGCTTGCGCCGCCATCGACATCCAGTTCGCGGACGCGTTTGCGGTCGCGTTCACGTTGAACCGCGGTGCGGACCAATTCGAGCAACGCCATGATGTCGGGAACCGCCTTGATGCTGACGTTGGGGGTGCTGGCGTCCGAGGTGACCAGGTGCAAATTTCCCAATCCGACCATGCGCAGGAACAGAGGTTGTTCGATGGAATAGTCCTTCACACGAAACAGTTCCAGGTCGTCGAAGGTGCGGGTCAGAATCCCGGTGGAGCGACGCAACCGTTGGGTGGTCAGTTCATAGGAGGTGGTTTTGGTGACCCACCAGCGAATGGCTGCCGCGACGGCGGGAATGATCAGTCCGATTGCGGCAAGACCGCCCGTAAAAACGGCGGCAACCACGATGCCAATGGCTACGATAAAGCAAAGAACGTAAAACCACAGATGGATCCACTGCGAGGAGTGCCCCTGCCAAAGCTTGGTTTCCTCGGGTTGATTGAGGGTAGGTGCGATGTTGTCCATGGAGATAAAGAGTAAATCGGTGCGCCCCAACATACCGCCGAATTCTTTCCCCGCCAGCATTCTTGCGGAAAGTAGAAGGATCGTCCCGATCCTTGAACTGGCTTGAGCGAACTCCCTTGAGCCAATTTCTGTCGAGGGCATGGAATCTGCTTCTCGGATTATTCTTCTCTATTCAGATCTTCGTCCAAACCCATGAACTCAATCGCTTCACCTCAACGCCCACAGTTTCTCCGTTTTCTGGCCGTTATGTTTTTTGCCTTTGCCGCCTGCCTGCAGGCGGGCGAGTTCGAAGGTGTTTATCGATCTGGGGCGGACGGAAAGGCGGCGGACCGGCTTTACACGATCAAAAAGGTGGGGGACGACAAATACACCGTCACCACCAACGACTGGGTGTCGACGGTCTACTACGACAAACATCAGGACGACTACAAAGGAGTGTTTCGCTTCAACGACTTTCCGCCGGTTGCGGGCAATGAGTTCACCAAAGGCGGGGCTCGCGAGAACGCCGTGGGTTTCCACATTTATGAAATCACCGAGGACGGTGGCATCAAGGTGATTTTCCAATGGCGTCGCGCCGCCAGGGATGGGCAGGGCACCTTCAAACTGGTGAAGGTGAAGTAATTCGCATCTCCGTCCCAACGAACGGGACGACTCATCACAGCCCGGCTTTGGCCCAGCGATTGGCGAGCAGTCCGTTGACGAAGAGTTGCAACGGATGATAGAACATGATGGGCAGCAGAATGAGTGACAGGTCGGCCCGATCGCCGAAGATGAGCATGGCAAGAGGGACGCCCATGGCGAGGGTCTTCTTCACGGAGCAGAAGTAGGCGGCGATGTGGTCTTCGCGGTTGAGCTTGAGGGCACGACTGGAGAGATGAACCAGCAGGGATATGAGCGTGAAAAGAGCGATGACAACGGCGATCGTTTGCACCGTCAGCAGCGGGCCATAACGATGCCAGATGTCCTGTTCGACGGAGTCGCAGAAGGCGGTGTAAACGATGAATAAAATGACGGCATTGGAGATTCGGGTGACCCATGCTTTGTTGGCATCAACGAAACCCTTTATGCGGGGTCGGATCAGCATGCCAACAGCGAATGGCAGCAGGGTAAGTAGAGTGATCTTTAGCAGCAGTGGCCCGAAGGGCGTGGAGGTGTCAGCAGCGACTCCGCTGCGTTGCATGAGCAGATGCACAAGGACGGGGGTGAGAATGACGCCGGCGATGTTGGAGAGCGCGGCGTTGAAAAGGGCGCCGGCGGTATTGCCGCGGGCGACGGCGGTCAATACCACCGAGGTGGAGATCGTCGAGGGAAGCACGCAGAGATAGAGGAAGCCGTCCTTGATGGCGGCGGGTTCAGTGGTCCAGATCATGGGGACGATGAAATGAAACAACAGGCCCACGAGAGGAAAGATGACAAAGGTGTAGCCTTGGATGATGAGGTGCAGCCGCCAGTTGGCGGCACCGGATTTGATCTTTTCTACGGCAAGCGATAGGCCTTGGAGGAAAAGGATCAGAGCGATGCCGACGTTGTTGAGGAGTTCTGGTTGGAGGATGCCGTGGCGTGAACCGGGGCCGGGCACGATGAAGGCAAGAATGACGGCAATGAAGAGACCGATGAGGAATCCGTTGGTGCGCAGCCAGGAGGAGTTGGGTGAAGGATTTTTCAAGGTGGAAGCTGGATGAGATGCACAGCTTGGTGGTGGTGCGCCGGGTGTGGTGTTTGATTGCAAATGGTGGCGGGGTGCGCAAGTGTTGTGTTGTTTTCTTTATGAAGCTTCCTGAATGCGTGAAAGCAACCGAACCGGTGCCAGGGTAT
This is a stretch of genomic DNA from Phragmitibacter flavus. It encodes these proteins:
- a CDS encoding class I fructose-bisphosphate aldolase gives rise to the protein MSRQDNLESFFRDGKTVILPIDHGVAVPVPGLENPFQLIEDVNPYVDGFVVNLGLALRCGDLLTGKGICLRTDVYNTRLTGKGAGSINVYGCSEAEMVGATGVMNMLFPGGENEEAITQNCADLISESLDVDIPVILETLPVGLGQSKHYTVENIGFAVRLAAEMGADVVKTAYPTNGTVDDFKAIVDSCFVPVIVLGGAPMGNDLDLLSMVSDAMKAGAAGIAIGRNVWQHPNPMAIARSLSAIVHEGAKVEEALMLMKEPF
- a CDS encoding bile acid:sodium symporter family protein; this encodes MKNPSPNSSWLRTNGFLIGLFIAVILAFIVPGPGSRHGILQPELLNNVGIALILFLQGLSLAVEKIKSGAANWRLHLIIQGYTFVIFPLVGLLFHFIVPMIWTTEPAAIKDGFLYLCVLPSTISTSVVLTAVARGNTAGALFNAALSNIAGVILTPVLVHLLMQRSGVAADTSTPFGPLLLKITLLTLLPFAVGMLIRPRIKGFVDANKAWVTRISNAVILFIVYTAFCDSVEQDIWHRYGPLLTVQTIAVVIALFTLISLLVHLSSRALKLNREDHIAAYFCSVKKTLAMGVPLAMLIFGDRADLSLILLPIMFYHPLQLFVNGLLANRWAKAGL
- a CDS encoding PH domain-containing protein produces the protein MDNIAPTLNQPEETKLWQGHSSQWIHLWFYVLCFIVAIGIVVAAVFTGGLAAIGLIIPAVAAAIRWWVTKTTSYELTTQRLRRSTGILTRTFDDLELFRVKDYSIEQPLFLRMVGLGNLHLVTSDASTPNVSIKAVPDIMALLELVRTAVQRERDRKRVRELDVDGGASELL